The Streptococcus sanguinis genomic sequence TGACGCTGGCCAGTCTGGGTGACATCAGCTCCTTCTTCACCAATCTTTGCCACATAGATTACTGCTTCATCCGTTAATTTTTGTGCCTGATTGATGGACTTAGCCTCGGCGTCTGCTGTCAATCCGCCAGCTTTTTGGATGGCTTCATGGACTCTCGCTCCTGCTCTCAGCTCATAGACACCAGGATTCTTGACTGCTCCCTTAATATCCACAGTAATCTGCTCGCTTTCCTCTTCGTCCGCCTTGGCCTTAGAGACAATCTTTTCGCTTTCTTCATCAGCTGAGCTGGATGAGGAAGTTACCTCTTGACTTAAGGCGGCTACCTGGTTTTGCGGTTGATGATTTCCTTTGATGAGGAAAAAGCCACCTAGCACAGCGCCAACCACTGCCAGACCGACAAAGAGCTTGTATTCTTTAAGCTTCTCAATGATTTCTTCAAGCATATTTTTCTCCTTTGTCTTTTTATTCGTAAAACATTTAAAAAAATAAAACAAGCCGAGAATATTTTCAGCTTGTCATATTTTAAAATCTTTATTTTGCAAGTAATCGTAGATAGAAAGGCCATTGATAAAAATAGGAGCTGTAATATTAGTCTGCTTTGCTTATCCTGTATATCCAAGTTTCTATCTTTTGAGCTTTGCTATGTAAAAAAGCAAGGTTTACTAGAAGAAAAGCCATCATTAGCACACTTAGAATTAGAAGCAGCGGCCAAGAAACTGACTGCTGATATAGATAAAGGATGAAGACTAAGATGAGTATAGGAAAAGTCGTCAAAGCTGTGAAGCCGCCCGGTACCCAACGACGAAAGCGAAACACTTGCATGATATGGCCCAGCAGATGAAGAGTATGACAGAAGCCAATAGCCAGAGCTAGCTCGGGAATGCGAAATAGAATCGCAAGCAGCAAGAGAATAAAAGCTAGCAAAAATTCCTCCGCAATCATCAGAGCAATGCTTTCAGCAGAAAGATAACTTCCTCTTCTGGCAATGAACATCTCCTTTTGATAGCCTTGATGGTCTTGATTCTGAGAAATCCAAGGCCGAACCAGGATAATCTCATCAAACTCGTGCAGCATAAACAGTGATAAGGTTACAAAAGATAAAAAAGCAAGAGACATAGCATCCTCCTTATAAAACATAGCAACATTATAACTCACTTGCATACAAAAATCAGCTCCCAAGCAAGATTGCTCAGCAAGCTGATTAGTATTTTATTTTCTATGCTTATCTGGATCCCAGACAAAGCTAGCAAAAAAGCTGAAAATGATGGTCAAAATTCCAATCAAAATAGCAGGAATAAAGACAAAGGCACGTAAAATCCGCAAGAAAATATTGCCTTTCTTTTGTGTCTGGTAAGGTGCTACTTCAGCATCCAGACGGTCAAACTCAGCATGAACACGGCGAGCCACTTCCTCAACTCCCTCATCATTCATCTTCTTAATGTCTGAAATATCAATGGGATTACCAAAATTCATATCCACGCGCTCCCCAGCTGCTAAGCCTTTGAGGCTCATGGGACCAGCATAGACCACTGGCATGATACGGACCTTAGCCATCTTAGCAATCACTGCTACTCCTCCCTTGACATCCGTAGAATGCCGGCTGCCGCTTGGGAACATAATCAGAGAGCGATTGCTCTTTTTCAGCATATTGACAGGGTATTTTATAGCTGACGGACCAGGATTTTCCCGGTCAATGGGAAAGGCACCACACATGCGAATCCACCAGCCGAATACGCGATTTTCAAAAAGCTGTTTCTTGGCCATGAAAATGAACTGCTTGGGCTTGGTCGCAAAAGCCATGTAAACTGGATCCCACCATGTTCGGTGAGGGGCAACCAAGATATAATTTTCATCTTTTGAAGGAATCTTTTCTTTATTGTGGTAGTGTGCATTGCCGTTCAAGGTCCACAGGATAAAAATCACTAAACCTCGCAAATAGGTATAAAACATAAACTCTCCTTATTTCAAACTGTGATTGTACTTGAAATTTATTACATCCTTTCCCATTATACCCTATCCCATTATAGTCTGCAATATTTTTCCAAACTTTGGCTGTAACAGCTGATTCTGATAGCCATTTCCATAAAAAAATGGTATCATTAATCTCATGAACAAGAAAGAATTAATCGGTTTAAACCAAACCCAAGTAGATGAAAAGATTTCGCAGGGCCTGACCAACGATTTTACAAGTGACACCAGTACTAGTAACTGGCAAATCGTTAAGCGGAATGTTTTCACCCTTTTTAATGCCCTTAACTTTGTTATTGCTCTAGCCTTGGTCTCTGTCCAAGCCTGGAGCAATCTGGTCTTCTTCGCAGTAATCAGCTTTAACGCCGTCACTGGTATTATCACAGAGCTGCGAGCCAAACACATGATTGACAAGCTCAATCTGGTCAGCCGAGAGCTGGTCACAGTCATCCGCAACGGCCAGGAAGTCAAAATTCAGCCAGAAGAAATTGTACTGGGTGACCTGATCAAGCTGTCAGCTGGCGAGCAAATTCCCAGTGATGCCCGTGTAGTAGAGGGTGTTGCCGAGGCCAATGAAGCCATGTTAACAGGGGAGAGTGACCTAGTGCTCAAGGAAGAAGGCGCTGAGCTGCTGTCTGGTAGCTTTCTAGCCAGTGGGCAGATCTATGCTGAGGTGCACCATGTCGGAGCAGACAACTATGCCAACAAGCTCATGACTGAGGCTAAAACCCTCAAGCCTATCAACTCGCGTATTCTATACAATCTTGGGAAAATTTCCCGCTTTACTGGAAAAATTATCATTCCTTTCGGAATGGCTCTCTTCTTTGAAGCCCTGATGATAAAGGGATTGCCTGTCAAAAACTCTGTCATTACCAGCTCAACAGCTCTTTTGGGTATGCTGCCTAAGGGAATCGCCCTGCTGACAGTCACGTCACTCCTGACAGCTGTCATCAAGCTAGGTATGCGCAAGGTGCTTGTTCAGGAAATGTATTCAGTTGAAACTCTGGCTCGGGTGGATACTCTCTGCCTGGACAAGACTGGGACAATTACCCAAGGTAAGATGACTGTTGAAGCCTTGCATAGCCTGTCAGATAAGTTTTCTGATGAGACCGTCGATCAAATCTTAGCAGCCTACATTCAAACCAGCGAGGATAATAACCCAACAGCCCAAGCTATTCGCAAGGGCTACGGCCATCTGGACCATGCCTATACTAGCGACAATGTCATCCCATTTTCTAGTGACCGAAAATGGGGCGCTATGCATTTATCCAGTGTCGGAACTATCTTTCTGGGGGCTCCCGAAATGCTGCTGGACAGCAATCCTGCAGCGGTTGGAGAGGCTCAAAAACGCGGATCGCGGGTTTTGGTGCTAGCTCACAGCAACCAAGTGCTAGACAAACACAGTATTCAACTGCCTGAAGATATGACCGCTTTAGCTGTTCTGGAAATCACTGATCCTATTCGTGAGGGAGCGGCTGAGACACTGGACTACCTGCGCTCTCAGGATGTTGATCTGAAAATCATCTCTGGTGACAATCCAGTGACCGTTTCCCATATTGCTAGCCAGGCTGGATTTGCCAACTACAACAGCTACATCGACTGCTCTAAAATCAGCGATCAAGAATTGGTTGAGCAAGCAGAAGAAACAGCCATCTTCGGCCGTGTTTCTCCCCATCAGAAAAAGCTGCTGATCCAGACTCTTAAGGCCGCTGGTCGGACAACAGCCATGACCGGAGATGGGGTTAATGATATCTTGGCCTTGCGTGAAGCAGACTGCTCCATCGTCATGGCCGAGGGCGACCCCGCAACTCGGCAAATTGCCAACTTGGTCCTTCTTAACTCCGACTTTAACGATGTCCCCGAGATTCTTTTTGAAGGCCGCCGGGTTGTTAACAATATCGGCCGGATTGCTCCGATTTTCTTCATCAAGACGATTTATTCCTTTATCCTGGCTATCATCTGTATCGCCAGTATCCTGCTAGGAAAATCTGAATACCTCTTGATTTTCCCATTCATCCCGATTCAGATCACCTTGATTGACCAGTTTGTCGAAGGTTTCCCGCCCTTTGTCCTCACCTTTGAGCGCAATATTAAGCCGGTTGAAAAGCACTTCCTCAAACGCTCCCTGCAGCTAGCTCTGCCAAGCTCCCTCATGATTGTCTTCAGCGTGCTATTTGTGCGCATCTGGGGCAGCAGTCATGGCTGGAGCGATATAGAAATGGCCACCCTGACCTATTACTTGCTAGGCAGCATCAGCTTCCTGTCAGTCATCCGGGCCTGTCTGCCACTCAACCTCTGGCGCAGCCTGCTTATTATCTTCTCTGTCTTTGGCTTCTATCTATCAGCTTTTGTCCTGCAGCACCTTTTGGAAATTGCGACGCTGACAGCCGCAACTTTACCAGTCTATCTGATTCTCATGGTCGTTTTCGGGCTTGTCTTTGTTGCCTGCACCATCAAGCAGAAATACAGATTTGATTAAGAGCTAGCTAAAAAAAGAATTATCATTTAAGCTCATGGAAACATGCGAGAGCCCTCGCATGTTTTTTTGATTGTGCAAAAACTTCCCATATCCCTTTGGAATCCTTGCTAAATCATGCTATAATTGACTTATGAACGAAGCAAAACTAAAAGACGGAGAACGAGTCAACCAGCTCTTTTCAACGGATGTCAAGATTATTCAAAACAGTGAGGTCTTCAGCTATTCGGTAGACAGCGTACTGCTTTCCCGCTTTCCTAAGCTGCCCCAGCGGGGGTTGATTGTCGATCTCTGTGCTGGAAATGGCGCTGTTGGACTTTTTGCCAGCACTCGCACCAAGGCCAAGATTCTGGCAGTCGAGATTCAGGAACGTCTGGCAGACATGGCCGAGCGCTCCATTGAGCTCAATGATTTAACCCAGCAAATGCAAGTTATTCAGGACGATCTGAAAAACCTAGGACTCTATATCACTGGCAGCAAGGTTGATATGATTCTCTGCAATCCCCCGTATTTCAAAGTGGACAAGCAATCCAATCTCAATGAAAGCCAGCACTACCTATTAGCCCGCCATGAAATCTCAACAAATCTGGAAGAGATTTGCAAGATTGCCCAACGAGTCCTCAAATCTAATGGTCGGTTGGCCATGGTTCATCGACCAGAACGCTTTCTGGATATTTTAGATACCATGCAAGCCCACAACCTGGCTCCCAAGCGCATTCAGTTTGTCTATCCAAAGTTGGGTAAAGAGGCCAATATGCTGCTTATCGAAGCGATTAAAGATGGTTCCCGCGACGGTCTAAAAATCCTGCCCCCTCTCTTTATTCACAATCAGGATGGCAGTTACACTCCGGAGATTCACGAGATTTACTATGGAAAATAAAGCCTATATGTACGTGCTTGAATGCGGGGACGGCTCCCTCTACACCGGCTACACAACGGATGTCCAAGCCCGACTCAAAAAACATCAAGCTGGCAAAGGTGCCAAATACACTCGCACTCGGCTGCCAGTTACCTTACTTTACCAAGAAGAACACCCTACCAAGCCGGCTGCCATGTCGGCTGAAGCACTCTTTAAAAAGAAAACTAGACAAGCCAAACTGGCTTACATCAAAGAAAGGACTCAACATGCCTGAAATCCAGTTTAAAGGCGACTTTCATCATATCGAAATTTCCCCAGATGCCCAGCTTGATATCGGCCAAGATGTCATTTTCCAATCCTTTATCAGCTTGAATGTAGCAAGTGGCGCACAATTCAAGCTAGGAACCAGGGTTTTCTTTAACGACCATTGTACTGTCCGCTGTCAACACTCTATCGAAATCGGCAAGGATACCATGTTTGGCGATGGGGTCCGCATTTTTGACCATAATCATCAGTATTCTAATTACCATATTGAGAAGATTGATTTTACTGTTGCGCCAGTCAAGATTGGAGCTAACTGCTGGATTGGAGCCAATACTGTAATCCTCAAAGGTGTGACCATTGGCGATAATGTCATCGTTGGAGCCAACAGCTTGATTTTCCAGGATATTCCCAGTAACTCTATCGCTATGAGCAAGGAAGAGCTTATCATCAAGGAGCGGCCGCAGGGCAATTTCCATGCCTTCACGCTGACAGCTTCTGATACCTTGGAACAATTGGCCTATTTAGCAGAAAATCTGCCAGACTTGGAATTTCACATAGCCGCTAAGACCAATATTTCTCCTTATTTGGCCAGCTTTAAGGACTATCCTAATATCAACCTCTACACCAATATCCACCAGGATGACTTTATTGAGGATTTGCTCGATAGGGCGGATATTTACTTGGATATTAATCACTGGGGAGAAGTCGACCAAATTGTCCAAAGGGCTATCAGCAAGGGAAAGCCAGTTTTGGCTTTCAGCCAAACTGCCCACCAGCCTGAAGCAAATAGCTTACTCTTTGAAGCGAACCAACCCCAGCAAATGGTTGATGAAATAAGAGAAATAATGAAAGAAAAGGCTAGGACATAAACGTCCTAGCCTTTCTTTTGCAGTCGATATGCATTTTATTAACTTTATTCACCAGCAATTCCATTTGGAATGATAACTTCCTTGAGTAACTGCTCTTCTTCCTTGATACGGACATAGAGTGTGATACAGTAGAGTGGGAAGAGGATAAACAGAGCAAAGTAAGCATGACTGAGCAGGGCCAAGCCCACCAATTCTGGAACAACATTCAGGAAATAATTAGGATGTTTGACATTGCGAAAGAGCCAGTGGTCAACAAACTTATGATCCTTAACCAGCATGAGCTTGATGGTCCAAACTGGCCCTAAGAGCTTGGCAACAAGGTAGAGCATAAACATAGAAAAGAGCAACAAGACAGCTCCCAGTAGGCTCACAAAGTCAAAAGCTGGCTTTTTCAGCAGCAATTCCAGAAAGCAAACCGCATAAAAAAGCATGTGCAGGTACTTCATGATAGTTGAGTTTTTCACCCCGTACTCCATGCCACCCTTAGCCAGAATATCCTGCTCATTCTGAGAGGATTTCCTCAAAAACACCAAACGAAAAAGCGACACTGCTGCAAAAATCACTATAATGATTGTCATAAGACCTCCTAAAATTTAATAATACATTTTATTATATAAGGAATTCCGCAGCAAAGTCAAGACTGTTGTTTACAAAATCGACCAAGATATAAAAAAACTGCGACTAGAATTTCTAGACAAAATCCCAGTCACAGCCTCTATAAATTATTCATTTGAAACAAGTTTCTCTCACCGGCCACACATCATAGAATTTCAACGTAGGTGCTGTATTTTTCCTTGACTTTCGGAGCGATATTATCGTCCGTCACAACTGCACTGAGATTGTCCAGCCGGTAAAAAGAATAGAAAGAATAGCTGTCAAACTTGCTGTTATCTGCTACAATGTATTTGCTGATGGCATTGTTAAGGATAATCGCATCTCCATTGCCTTCTTCTTCATTGCTGGTCGTAACATTATGACCGTCAATGCCATTCGCCCCAATAAAGGCCTTAGAAACCTTGATTTCTTTCAAAAGATTATTAGCAAACTGACCAACAAAGGTTTGAGTCTTGGCCCGATAGCGTCCGCCAATCAGAATTAAATCTAAATTAGCCCTTTCTTTTAACTTTTCAAAAATTGGCAGCGAATTGGTGACAATGCTGATATTTTTGCCATCCAAATAGTCTCCTATAAAATCAGTTGTGGTGCCTGACCCAATAAAGACCGTATCCCCGTCAGCAATCAAATCCGCACATTTACGGGCAATCTGCTTCTTCTCCTCAACATTCAGCATTTGCTTTTCTGAGTGGGAAATCTCGTTGAGAGCATTCTTGACCTTCTTATGGGCTCCGCCATGCACGCGGGTCAGCATGCCCTGCTTCTCCAAATCAATCAAATCCCGACGGATGGTCATATCCGTGACACCCAGCATTTCCTTGAGGTTTTTAACAGCAACCACACCTGTTTGATCCAGTTCTTGCAGAATGATTCTATGTCTACTTTCTTTCATTTTACATTCTCCTTTTGCTCCTGAATTTCTTACAGACTCACCTTCACCTTATTATACAACAGTTTCAGCATATAAACAAAGATTTGTGAATTTTTTTATTTTAAATAGCTGATATGTTGAATTCTGATGTCGAAATTAGTTGAAATACTTTGAATCCTGTTCTATAGCAAGAAGACCAAGAACTGTTCACAGCGGAAATAAGGGGGCTATAATTTACTTTGATAAACAGGACTGCTTCAATCAGCATGATTAAGGAAACTACATTGGCTCATACTTATATTTCTGCAGGACTGAGAATAAGAAGATTTATTGAACAAACGAAAAGAGAGAACTTGCATTCTCTCTCGACGCTAAAATTGCCGCCAACTCTAGTTAACAAATCGCCTTATTTATCACCCTTGTTACGGATAACAAAGCCGGTTTTCTTTTCGCTAGAAGTATTGCGTGGCTTCTTGTGGTCCTTGCGGTAGCGATTTTCTTTATCAAACCGCTCTTCTTTACGACCTTTCTTAAATTGGTCGCGACGGCCACCTCGGTCACGGCGATTGTCATTGTTGCGACGGTTGCTATTTCCGCCACGACCGCCCTTGCCTTTTCCGCCAAAGCCTCCGCCAGACGGTTTAAATGGCAATGGTTTTTCACGGGCAATTTCTACTTCAGGAAGGGCATCTGGATCCTGCACCGTCAAGCTGAGGATATACATAGCCAGCTCTTCTGGGCTGAATTCTGCTGCCAGCTTGCGGGCATCCTTGCCGAATTTCTCAAAGTTAGAACGGATGCTATCATCCGCAAAATCGCGTTCAATCTTCTTAAGAGCCACTTTTTTCTTAGCTTGGAAAGCTTCTTCTGCCGTAGCTGGCTTGAGGCCTTTCATACGCTTCTTGGTCAGATTTTCGATGATCTGCAGATAGCCCATTTCATTTGGCGCCACGAAAGTGATAGACTGACCTGACTTACCAGCACGACCAGTCCGACCAATCCGGTGAACATAGCTTTCTGGATCCTGCGGAATATCGTAGTTGTAGACGTGGGTCACACCAGAAATGTCCAAACCACGCGCGGCCACATCTGTCGCCACCAAGACATCCAGATTCCCGTT encodes the following:
- a CDS encoding helix-hairpin-helix domain-containing protein, yielding MLEEIIEKLKEYKLFVGLAVVGAVLGGFFLIKGNHQPQNQVAALSQEVTSSSSSADEESEKIVSKAKADEEESEQITVDIKGAVKNPGVYELRAGARVHEAIQKAGGLTADAEAKSINQAQKLTDEAVIYVAKIGEEGADVTQTGQRQAGASDSAGASGGKSDKVNLNTATEAELQTISGIGQKRASDIIAYRESSGRFKSVDDLKKVSGIGDKTLEKLKEYVTVD
- a CDS encoding HXXEE domain-containing protein; translation: MFYKEDAMSLAFLSFVTLSLFMLHEFDEIILVRPWISQNQDHQGYQKEMFIARRGSYLSAESIALMIAEEFLLAFILLLLAILFRIPELALAIGFCHTLHLLGHIMQVFRFRRWVPGGFTALTTFPILILVFILYLYQQSVSWPLLLILSVLMMAFLLVNLAFLHSKAQKIETWIYRISKAD
- a CDS encoding lysophospholipid acyltransferase family protein; amino-acid sequence: MFYTYLRGLVIFILWTLNGNAHYHNKEKIPSKDENYILVAPHRTWWDPVYMAFATKPKQFIFMAKKQLFENRVFGWWIRMCGAFPIDRENPGPSAIKYPVNMLKKSNRSLIMFPSGSRHSTDVKGGVAVIAKMAKVRIMPVVYAGPMSLKGLAAGERVDMNFGNPIDISDIKKMNDEGVEEVARRVHAEFDRLDAEVAPYQTQKKGNIFLRILRAFVFIPAILIGILTIIFSFFASFVWDPDKHRK
- a CDS encoding cation-translocating P-type ATPase, with amino-acid sequence MNKKELIGLNQTQVDEKISQGLTNDFTSDTSTSNWQIVKRNVFTLFNALNFVIALALVSVQAWSNLVFFAVISFNAVTGIITELRAKHMIDKLNLVSRELVTVIRNGQEVKIQPEEIVLGDLIKLSAGEQIPSDARVVEGVAEANEAMLTGESDLVLKEEGAELLSGSFLASGQIYAEVHHVGADNYANKLMTEAKTLKPINSRILYNLGKISRFTGKIIIPFGMALFFEALMIKGLPVKNSVITSSTALLGMLPKGIALLTVTSLLTAVIKLGMRKVLVQEMYSVETLARVDTLCLDKTGTITQGKMTVEALHSLSDKFSDETVDQILAAYIQTSEDNNPTAQAIRKGYGHLDHAYTSDNVIPFSSDRKWGAMHLSSVGTIFLGAPEMLLDSNPAAVGEAQKRGSRVLVLAHSNQVLDKHSIQLPEDMTALAVLEITDPIREGAAETLDYLRSQDVDLKIISGDNPVTVSHIASQAGFANYNSYIDCSKISDQELVEQAEETAIFGRVSPHQKKLLIQTLKAAGRTTAMTGDGVNDILALREADCSIVMAEGDPATRQIANLVLLNSDFNDVPEILFEGRRVVNNIGRIAPIFFIKTIYSFILAIICIASILLGKSEYLLIFPFIPIQITLIDQFVEGFPPFVLTFERNIKPVEKHFLKRSLQLALPSSLMIVFSVLFVRIWGSSHGWSDIEMATLTYYLLGSISFLSVIRACLPLNLWRSLLIIFSVFGFYLSAFVLQHLLEIATLTAATLPVYLILMVVFGLVFVACTIKQKYRFD
- a CDS encoding tRNA1(Val) (adenine(37)-N6)-methyltransferase; the protein is MNEAKLKDGERVNQLFSTDVKIIQNSEVFSYSVDSVLLSRFPKLPQRGLIVDLCAGNGAVGLFASTRTKAKILAVEIQERLADMAERSIELNDLTQQMQVIQDDLKNLGLYITGSKVDMILCNPPYFKVDKQSNLNESQHYLLARHEISTNLEEICKIAQRVLKSNGRLAMVHRPERFLDILDTMQAHNLAPKRIQFVYPKLGKEANMLLIEAIKDGSRDGLKILPPLFIHNQDGSYTPEIHEIYYGK
- a CDS encoding GIY-YIG nuclease family protein gives rise to the protein MENKAYMYVLECGDGSLYTGYTTDVQARLKKHQAGKGAKYTRTRLPVTLLYQEEHPTKPAAMSAEALFKKKTRQAKLAYIKERTQHA
- a CDS encoding DapH/DapD/GlmU-related protein, producing the protein MPEIQFKGDFHHIEISPDAQLDIGQDVIFQSFISLNVASGAQFKLGTRVFFNDHCTVRCQHSIEIGKDTMFGDGVRIFDHNHQYSNYHIEKIDFTVAPVKIGANCWIGANTVILKGVTIGDNVIVGANSLIFQDIPSNSIAMSKEELIIKERPQGNFHAFTLTASDTLEQLAYLAENLPDLEFHIAAKTNISPYLASFKDYPNINLYTNIHQDDFIEDLLDRADIYLDINHWGEVDQIVQRAISKGKPVLAFSQTAHQPEANSLLFEANQPQQMVDEIREIMKEKART
- a CDS encoding isoprenylcysteine carboxyl methyltransferase family protein; this encodes MTIIIVIFAAVSLFRLVFLRKSSQNEQDILAKGGMEYGVKNSTIMKYLHMLFYAVCFLELLLKKPAFDFVSLLGAVLLLFSMFMLYLVAKLLGPVWTIKLMLVKDHKFVDHWLFRNVKHPNYFLNVVPELVGLALLSHAYFALFILFPLYCITLYVRIKEEEQLLKEVIIPNGIAGE
- a CDS encoding DeoR/GlpR family DNA-binding transcription regulator, giving the protein MKESRHRIILQELDQTGVVAVKNLKEMLGVTDMTIRRDLIDLEKQGMLTRVHGGAHKKVKNALNEISHSEKQMLNVEEKKQIARKCADLIADGDTVFIGSGTTTDFIGDYLDGKNISIVTNSLPIFEKLKERANLDLILIGGRYRAKTQTFVGQFANNLLKEIKVSKAFIGANGIDGHNVTTSNEEEGNGDAIILNNAISKYIVADNSKFDSYSFYSFYRLDNLSAVVTDDNIAPKVKEKYSTYVEIL